The nucleotide window ttataaaaaaatataaatgggttagaattattttattaaaattatatttaatcaaatctatactatatatatagagagagtaTTGAATTGACCTAGTTAAGTTTTATGATGAGTGGTCTAGAAAAAATATGAACATACTCCTCTCATTgaagttaattaataaattattttgttcttttttctttattataaaaaaatataaataggttagaattattttattaaaattatatttaatcaaatctatatttatttatattttatattgatgAACCGTAATTAATTCAATTCATCCAAATTTGATCTAATCCATTCATTTGCCATCTCAATAACAATCACCTCTCTTTTCTTTGGAGTTGAGTTTTATGATGAGTGGTCTAGAAAAAATATGAACATACTCCTCTCATTGaagttaatttataaattatattgttcttttttctatattataaaaaaatataaatgggttaaaattattttattaaaattatatttaatcaaatctatatttatttatattttatatgaatgaaccgtaattaatttaattcattcaAATTTGACTTAATCCATTCATTTGTCATccctaaaaatcactaaaattaTCAATAAGAATCACCTCTcttttcttccaaagaaagaaGGAGAGATGAGAATAAGGAGAGATTGATTCGAGTTTACCATCTAGTAATGCAATCTGTTGAACAAGATAGATCAAAAACTAGATGAAAAAACTATGCGTTATCCCTTATCTaagaacaataaaatatttttgcaaCTAGACTAAACTCTGGCATAGtcataaatattgaaagtactttttttttttcaaaaaaagaaagattaaatattagtttgactataaaatttatgtagttttaaagatcaaatttcaaaatttcctATTTTGTCCAGAATATAATAGTTGACCTATTTTAAAATTCGTCCTTTTGTATTTTTGGAAACAGTCCCCAAATTTTTGTAGTTACTAACTTACAATAGTTTTACTTTTGGCATTGATGAATCTTTGTAACTAATTGTAATTTGATGAATTGTACTGGTTAGTAATAGTGTTATTAGAAGTTATTAGAATATGGAAAAACTACCTAATTCGATGTACTTTCGTAACTCCTTTACCATgtatacttttaaataattatatatcttACTATTAATTAAGActtttctatcatatattgagtaAGATACATTTAGATAGATATATTCCTAACTAATAGCTTAAATTAGTTATCTGCACTATGAAACCATCTCAAATTAACGATTTCATGTCAATCAACTCCATCTCTCTCATCAACCTCCCACCCCACCAGGGGCGGACCCACCCTTTGGGTAAGGGTGTCAAGCGACACTCCTTCGTCGGAAAATTACATTGCATATAAAGGttaaattttggtttaataaatatatatacaagtatttATACCTCTTGACGCAAGTTAAAGATTTAGTTTAGTGGTTAAGGCGTTGTGAGAATTCCTTGAGGTCGTGTGTTCTAGTTTTATTTTACTACGACCATTGACACCCCTTAATGACAATCCTGGGTTCGCTAGTGTACGTGACagatttcaatttgttttgtcttctaattttcaaaatttaaggtAAAACTTCATTGAGTTAATTAGAATTTTCATAATTTACTTTCATGGCTAGTGATTCTCCAAATAAGGTGAAGCAAACATCGTTGTGGTTAGATGTCGGACCAACCAGGAATGTATTCGAAATGTTTCAATATTAGGTTGTTTACCAATTTCCTACTTCGAGATTTATTGTTGCTCGAAAAAAAGTAATTGTTCATGAAAATAATAAGCGGAGATTTATGCATGTATCTGACACATTATTGAGTTAAGATTATATGTATCTAATTTTTATCAGTGTACATGTACTAATAAAATATACGCATGTATTGTAGATTTACGCATGTATTTGACACATTATTGAGTTAAGATTATATGCATTGAATTTTTATCAGTATTTATGATTAAGTGTATATGTATCTGCTAAAATATACGCATGTATCTGATTAAGTGTATATGTATCTAATAAAGTATACACATGTATCTGAATTAAGAAGTCTAAATTTTGTTGAATTGCCCCCCAAAAAGAAGGATTTTGATTGTTTTTACCATTTTAGGAGTTTTGATGTCATATCCTCTAAGGTTGTTGCAAGCATGATTTTCTCCTTAATTAATGACTTTTAGTTATATCCCTTAATTAGACACCCTTCTTAATTAATGACTTTCAGTTATATCCCTTAATTAGACACGCTAGTTGATATGTATTTGTCTTACATGTATCTGGAAGAGACAAACACATATAACTGAGATCCAAAGTATGGTAAGAAGCGAAATATTGCAAACCAACGTGAATCTAATTagtaattaactcctaaaaTAGTGAGATTTGTGTAAGTTACCCTTAAAATATTTGTGTTATGATTTTATGATAATGTATTATCTAGttcattataaaaataataatattgtatcAAACTTATTTGTACATAAGTAAGCCCCTGCAGAGAATTATCCCGATGAATAAAAAGTTTCACACAACATATAGGAGTTAACACTTTCGAGAAGTACATAGAATATTAGAGAATCCAATACAACACGCAAAACACGACGATCATAATAAATTTAGCAAACACAGACGAGGAAGGGTGTAGAAACGATGAAATGCTTGGATTATGATTtgtaataatgataataaacattATCAATAAAAGTTTgacataatttgaaattagCAAATACTCCATATTTGTTTGGTATGATTGAATATTCTTAAAATAGtcatattttatgtttgttttatatatataaaaaagcaaaacatgttttagaaaacttttagtcaaacacaattttatTCAAATCTAAACATCATccaaatcacaaaaataaataaatattgaaaatgtaTAGGATATGGTAGTTAAGAATGAACCAAAATGCCTCCCTATTAATGGAAATGTAAGACAAACATGAGTTTAGCAAATGACAGACTTTTCTCTCCTTTATTGATTAGATAGATAGACACACACCTCCTTTAACTTCACCTCCAATTGCTTCTAGGATATCTCTTTGACACTACTTTTTGTCAACCTTATCGTCCTACCAATAAATCCTTTCCTTTTTATACACATAAATTTCCCCTATTAGGTAGGTATGGTCTATCTCAAATTTGATGGGggtatatcaatatgatgaatttAACTCCACACTTATCCTATACTTGTTAAACTAATTTCTTATATACATTAGAAATATACAATCAAAATGTATGTAAcatccaatataatactagtgtaatcactcattttttttttacataatacataaatgtacCTTATAACTTGACTTCATTTTAGATTTATGCCTTTTAGCTTTGGGTatacacaagtagacacttaaacttgtatgtGGTTGAATAAGTAGACATATGAGTcctatgtgacataatacaAGTAGGACACCACGGTCCTACGTGTACACAAATTGCCACATAAAATGCCACGTAAGACATGCGTTTCATTGTTCAGTTTTATagaaatttaagtgtctacttatacAAGCTCGTTGAAGACATGAATATAAAATGAGTGAAAGTTAAAATACATATTCATGTATTctgcctctttttttttttataaaacaatatattGCAATTGTTCCCTAcaaataatatcatattaaGATTAAATGAATAGAGTTGGAGAATAAGTTACTCATGGAAACGACAAGCATTAGTaataaagtaaacaaaaaaaGGACAAGATGAAAAGATTGTGGAGTGAATATCTTCGACTAGAATATATACACTcccatatttatttttatttatttactattatttttatttttaattgtcactATTAATatgtaagattttttttttttgatattttatttttaacattaattatttattgtttaaatcattttctaaaaccttatacaataacaacatacccagtgaaatctaCAAGTGAGATTTGAAGAGAGTAGAATATATACAGACGTTATAAATTATAACCACTTTCTTATGGAGGTAGATATGTTGTTTTTGAAAGACCCTAGGCTcaaatacaataatttcatatacaaagaagaaatataGCCAATCACAAGCAACAACAACACCGTACTAGgatagatttttgaaaataacaCTCCAtctgtccctatttacttattcatttttGACTTGATACACCTATTATAAAAaagacatagtgagtttactattttactcctattaattgatataattccaaaatcaatttatttattaaagaggttctatttttttcaaaaacattaactcTTTTAATAAATTGAAGGTATTGTAGGTAaaagatactccctccgtcccattttatgtgatgtagtttTATTCGGCAcatagtttaagaaagaaaggaagacttttaaaacttgtggtccaaaatgaatgatataaatttgtatgactgtaaatcatttcattaagggtaaaataaacattttatagttaaattgttatttaatataaaaatgtgtcattttttttgggactgactaaaaagaaaagtaagtcacatatattgggacagaaggagtattatcttttcttgatttgtcaaaaatgacaagtaaaaagggatCGAGAGAGTAATGAATAATGATGAatatcaaaaacaaaaactacaCTACCAATCACTCTAGGTAAGATAACCATACATTACccactaaccttctaccctaataccTATCATGCATATCTAAGGTCATATCCCCGACAATCTAAAATTGTCTCATATCTTGTTTTATTATCTCTCTAATACTTTTTGATTTACCTTTGTCTCTCCTGTTACCCTCCGTAACCAACCTCTCACACTTCACATCTCCTCTTTACATGTCCAAAGTATTCTCACTTCTCCATCTTGTCCACTATGAAGGCTACTTCTACCTTATTTTCGAATTTTATCATTCCTAATATGTCCACACATCTACTTCAACATTCTATCTTTACAAATATACATGCATCTgctgaacaaataaaaatgaacggaaTGAGTCACTGTTACCGAGACGCGTTATTACCACGATGTTTCTCCTGAGAATAGAAGATGATTTTGGCGGTCATATCGAAGAATAAAGAATTGGTCAGAATCAATTTACAGAGACAAACAAAGCACACTATAATCTTCACAAAATAGTAaccatttttctaaaaaaaggtTTCCTTACCCAAAGGGTATCTCCAGTTGCCATTTTCTTACACTTCTCAGCTAGAAATCAGCTGCAAAAATAGTCTCTGTCtataccactttttcttttgttcttgtCAAATTTGGCATTAGATCGATGTTATCTTGAGGGTTTGACCAAAATTCATTACTGAATCTGAAGCTGGGTATCGTATTTTCAGTGGGTTTGTTCAAAATTGAAACTTGGAATGGAAGACCCAACTGTTTTAGCTAAAGTTGCAACACCCCCAACTGAGGAATTGCTGAAGAAGATCCAAGAATTGGAGGCAGGTCATGCACAGTTGAAGCAGGAGATGTCTAAGCTTATGGTTTCAAATGATAGTACATCACAAAGGCAAAGGTCTCATTCTATATCCCCACAACGCCCACCTCGGCTTAGGGGTTCTAATGACCCATTAGGGAAAAAGGGCTCTACTTCCTTCCGACATTCATCACCCTTGCAAAGAGAGAGCAGTAGTAAAACTGAGCGTTGTAGCAGCAGCAGCAGCGGGGGCGTCAAGTTTACTGATAAACAGTATTTGAGCATATTGCAATCAATGGGCCAAGCTGTGCATATATTTGATCTCAATTATCGATTAATTTACTGGTAAGTAGTTATAAAGACTTGCTATTTCTGAAAAAATGTCTCCTCAGTTCGGTTTTTCTTAGTTTTACTCTGTATTTAAGTTAATAGTGTTATATTACCAGTATAGTTTAATGTTATATCAGATACTTTTTCCCATCTATGAGCAGTATTTTTGTTGCTTGCCCTTCCTTTTTTTGGTAGGACTTGGGAGAGAAAAGAAGGAAACACCCTTAATAGGCATTGGTTTTGTCTTGGATAGGGTTCACAACCATGAGCTCTCTAATTCCAATTTTGACGTTTTTTCCAATCTGTCCAAgtttggtggacagagttacctggTATCGGTGATGGTGGGAGGTAGTAGGTACCCAAGGAGCATGCAATCTGGCCTGGACACCTCTgttagcaatttttttttttgtcttggaTAGGTGTTAAGCATGTATattgtttactttattttttccaaaCTGAATCTTTATATTGTAGCTGCTAACTATTTGGGGATTGACGCTCAGTTGTATTTACATGTTTACATTAAGTCCGTGTTTGCTAATGatctttttagtttcttttaggATTCGTATGTTAATAGAAAATGTAGTGTAACCTCTAGATTAAAGAACATAGAATAATCTTTAACAACAACACATAATATCTCGGCACTCCCCTGAACATGACACATTTTATCCgtgtacacctaaactatcGTTAGTCCCCCACACACACGCACACACATACATGGCTATATGGTAGCTTTCATCGCCTTGATGTTGACATGACCAAGAGAGTGGATACATTTTCTCTTGGGCTCGTGAGGTTGATGAAAAATCAGCAAATCAATTTTCAAGTGGAGTTTTTTTCAACCATTAATTTCCACCTAGTTATATAAAATGGTTTATTTGTTTCACATGTGGATTTCTTCTTAATGTACTACATATATTTTACCTCAACTTTGTATTTTTCTGATTTATCTTTAGATGCTATGACTTTTTATTccaattgtattttttttttctggcgAATTCTCTGTATTTTTTACTgtgtatttctttttatttcatcGTTATATGCAATGATGATCATGTTGCGATTCTGTAGTCTTCATTTTCAGGctaaatatttagaaaaaagaaCTTCAAAAAATGTCCACGTGGCAGCAAATATATTACAACTCCTTGGACTGAGGTCGTCCAATGGGTGAAAGCTACCAAATAGCCCCAAGTATAGGTGGTAATTAGGATCAAAgatagtttaggtgtacaccgAATAAAAGGTGTTGGTTATGGGGGGTCCCAAAAGTATTTTGCCTAAAAACAAACTATTGAGTATAGGAATGAGACCAGTCCTAATGGATCATAATagaaattgaggattcatatagaTGATCTTAACTAGTAGATGCCtggttgttattattgttgaatCTTAATAATGTAGGACTAAACCATACATTATTGGCTTGCAACTGTTGAGCAGGAATCGAAGTGCTGAGCAATTATATGGTTATTCAGCTGCCGAAGCTATTGGGCAGGATCTTCTTGAGCTGATAACAGATCCTAAGGATCATGCTGTGGCTAAAATCATTATACACAGAGTGAAAATGGGTGAGAATTGGACTGGACAATTTCCTGTAAAGAATAAGCAGGGGGACAGGTTTTTAGTGGTAGCAACAGATACCCCACTTTATGATGATGATGGTACATTTGTTGGTATTATTTGCGTGTCAACTGATGCGAGGCCTTTTCATGAATCATCTGCTGATGTGAAGCATACAGAAGCTGATAAAAGTTCTGGTAGGCCTAGAAGCATTGCTAATGCAACCCTTGGACTTGATCCACAGCAACCTCTGCAAGCTGCCATTGCCTCCAAAATTTCGAATTTGGTTAGTGTAAAGTTGTTTGAcatgctttctttctttcttttcactttattttcGCTTATTTGTATGAGGTGTCTATGTGCTGATGTGATGAAAACCTCAAATAGGCTACAAAGATGAGCAACAAGGTTAAGTCAAAAATGAAAACTGGAGAGGGAAGCATCCTTCGGGAAGGTGGAAGTGGAGACAGTCACCATTCTGATCATGCCTTTTCTGACGCTGCTCTATTGGATCAAAGGGAAGATGCAAATTCAAGTGGAGCAAGTACACCCAGGGGAGATGTTCACTTTTCTCCATTTGGGGTATTTACTAATGTTGCAAAAGAGGAGCACACTCCAGAAAAATCCTCAAGAGATTCTGGAGATGAGAGTGAGGGAAAACCTGGGATTTCTAAGATTATAACCTCAAAGGCAGAGGCGTGGATGGTTAAGAAGAATTTATCATGGCCATGGAAAGGCAATGAGCGAGAAGTATCAGAGGCAAAGGCTACACGATTTGTTTGGCCCTGGCTAAACAATGACCAAGATAATGAGTGGAATCATTTCAAGAGTTCTAATGCAGTATCAACACCAGATGATCAGATTATGGAAAGTAACCGTACAGCTACCAATGAGGCTTGGGGATCCTGGTCATCATCATTTAATGTTAATAGCACAAGCAGTGCTAGTAGTACCGATAGCACTACTAGTACTGCTGTTAATAAAGTGGATGCTGATACTGACTGCTTGGATTATGAAATTTTGTGGGAGGATATGACAATCGGAGAACAAATTGGGCAAGGTATGTCAATTCTTGTTTACCGGTAAAATTCTCAAAGATAAATCATATCAGGTTAGTGgacccttttctttttctaaggAATTATCAAGCATGTATGATGCTATCACTTACTGTTTTACCACAGTTATAGATGTTCAGTGAAACAATAAGAAGTTCGGACAAAACTTAGCAACACTTCTATgcacattttcatatttttgaagCTTATAAACCATTCCCCTATGAGGATCACATTTTTGCGTTACAGCTATCAGATTTATGTCTTTTATGGTTTAACTAGAGTTTCTCATGTTTTCTGTTCCATCGTTCTCACTTTTCCTTCGTTTATGTTTCAATAGGTTCTTGTGGAACTGTTTATCATGGGCTGTGGTTTGGATCAGTATGTTCTCTGACTCTTTTATGACTTTCCTTTCTAGAGAATGTCCTAAGAATTTCTGTTTTAAGTGTTTCCAAACATATACTGTGGCATGATGAAATATCTTGTTCTCAGATATCACTTGTATAAGTTATCAAGTTGATGGGAGTTTACACTTATTTGAAAGAAGGGCTAAATTCTTTCTGCCTTTTCTCATTATATGCTCCATTCAATTAATGTTTAAAACTTTGAAGTGCTTTAAGCCAGTATTTGAATAGTATTTGACATGCCATTTGTCACGTTCTATGAATGTCATTTGAATTCTTGATTATTGGTTACTTTTAAGAAGTGGAACGACTGCTGGTTTACTTTTGTAAAGTGATGTCTTTTGCAGGATGTTGCGGTTAAAGTATTTTCCAAGCAAGAATATTCGGATGATGTCATATATTCCTTCAGACAGGAGGTCAGTATGTTTTTCATGGATAAATTGTGAAAAGCTTTTACATGTTCCTGTATGGGAAATTGTTTTTCCAAAGCAGTTAAGCTATATCAGAGTTACTATCGAGTTCTTCCCTAGTTTTAGTTCATGATCGACTGGAAGTCAGTAGCTTTAATGAGGTCTAAGATGCAGGCATGGGgcaaattatgatttttttgggTGATAAATGTCAATGAAAAGAAGAAaccaataaaatattatttacagAACTGTAGGCTTTCAATTGGTAAGAGAATAAAGAATAGAAGATTTTTCATCACCCTGACAGAGTTGTTCTCTGTCCTCTCCAATGGTGTGTTCGAATTTCGCATTTTTCCGTATGCTTGACCTACATTTAGGACTCTGGATAATCATCGATAAATGTAGTAAGGTACTTGTTGAATTTTagttactctctccgtttcgatttatttgttttacttcCCTTTTACTCTGTTTCTAAAAGAATGCCACTTTCTATATTTAGCAACTCTTTACACCCAATATTCTACCtgacatatttaagaccacaagattttAAGGGCATTTGGTATATTATACATAGGGGTGGCAAAATGGGTAAATAATATGGATATCCACTCATATTACCCATTTTAAATGAGTTGGGTATCCAACTCATTTAAAAATGGGTAAAAAATGAGTAATACCCACATTACCCATTTAAAAGTGGGTAGTTAAATGGATAAAATGGGtaaaagcaaacaaaaaaaaagtgataaaggtaagaaattaaaaattaaaatttttaatggGGNNNNNNNNNNNNNNNNNNNNNNNNNNNNNNNNNNNNNNNNNNNNNNNNNNNNNNNNNNNNNNNNNNNNNNNNNNNNNNNNNNNNNNNNNNNNNNNNNNNNNNNNNNNNNNNNNNNNNNNNNNNNNNNNNNNNNNNNNNNNNNNNNNNNNNNNNNNNNNNNNNNNNNNNNNNNNNNNNNNNNNNNNNNNNNNNNNNNNNNNNNNNNNNNNNNNNNNNNNNNNNNNNNNNNNNNNNNNNNNNNNNNNNNNNNNNNNNNNNNNNNNNNNNNNNNNNNNNNNNNNNNNNNNNNNNNNNNNNNNNNNNNNNNNNNNNNNNNNNNNNNNNNNNNNNNNNNNNNNNNNNNNNNNNNNNNNNNNNNNNNNNNNNNNNNNNNNNNGgggtggtaatttttttttaaatttttttaaaaataattaatgaaaaaattgaaaattttgttaattttttttgggatgaagtgggggggggggtggtaggggtggggtggaaattttttattttttttacatttttttgggaTAGGGGGGGTGGagtgaagtaataaaaaaaattaattttattttaatttttaaagcttttaacaagatttctattataatatgggtaaatatggtTATCCATATTATCCATTGGGTAACTCGTTTTTActcatttaaaatgtgagtcGAGTCGAGTAACTTacccatttttatttaactcgTTTTTTGATCGACTCATATTCGGCTCGATTCGCTCGTTTGCCACTCATACACATATTTAGTTTAAGGCAACAAGAACCAGAAGTCTTCTTTATTCATGGTTCTATAGTTctcatttttgttttgattaattttctcCTGGGTTCTTGCTTTCACTTTCTACTTAGGTGCTGACTATTATTGTACTAGAGGATTCCTGTTAATAAAAATGTTGTTATAATAAAGCACTCTATTAAGCAACATTTCATGTAATATATTTGCATAAATCATAATCATCTGAAGGGACTAACATGTCATTCTAGAAGAGTTTCCTGACAGATATGACATATCCTTTTTAGTTTATAACTCAAGTAGGACCATTGGGTTTCTATGATTATGCTTGGTCGACAAGCATTTCTGAGAGATTTTGCACTTGCTTTTCTGCAGGTGTCACTGATGAAACGCCTCCGACATCCaaatattcttcttttcatgGGTGCGGTAACTTCACCTCAACGCCTCTGTATTGTGACAGAGTTCTTGCCACGGTCAATTCTCAATTCTTAAAACAAATTGTTTATGCTCAGTTTTTATGGGATAATGTTTCTATATTACAATGAGTTACAAACCATTTCGTTTTCTATTAATGCAGAGGAAGTTTGTTTAGGTTACTACAAAGAAATGCATCCAAACTAGAATGGAGACGACGTATTCACATGGCTTTAGATATTGTGAGTTCCTATGAAATCTGTAATACCTAAAACATctcatatatattatgtatgcaTAATATCTTGGGATCCCATAGAATATGGCACTGTTTATTTGGTGCACGcctgaattatttttttcttaattaccCACCTATACTTGACTATTTGATAGCCTTGACCCCCTGATTAATCTCACCTTATGCATACTATC belongs to Solanum stenotomum isolate F172 chromosome 1, ASM1918654v1, whole genome shotgun sequence and includes:
- the LOC125842248 gene encoding uncharacterized protein LOC125842248, yielding MEDPTVLAKVATPPTEELLKKIQELEAGHAQLKQEMSKLMVSNDSTSQRQRSHSISPQRPPRLRGSNDPLGKKGSTSFRHSSPLQRESSSKTERCSSSSSGGVKFTDKQYLSILQSMGQAVHIFDLNYRLIYWNRSAEQLYGYSAAEAIGQDLLELITDPKDHAVAKIIIHRVKMGENWTGQFPVKNKQGDRFLVVATDTPLYDDDGTFVGIICVSTDARPFHESSADVKHTEADKSSGRPRSIANATLGLDPQQPLQAAIASKISNLATKMSNKVKSKMKTGEGSILREGGSGDSHHSDHAFSDAALLDQREDANSSGASTPRGDVHFSPFGVFTNVAKEEHTPEKSSRDSGDESEGKPGISKIITSKAEAWMVKKNLSWPWKGNEREVSEAKATRFVWPWLNNDQDNEWNHFKSSNAVSTPDDQIMESNRTATNEAWGSWSSSFNVNSTSSASSTDSTTSTAVNKVDADTDCLDYEILWEDMTIGEQIGQGSCGTVYHGLWFGSDVAVKVFSKQEYSDDVIYSFRQEVSLMKRLRHPNILLFMGAVTSPQRLCIVTEFLPRGSLFRLLQRNASKLEWRRRIHMALDIARGMNYLHHFNPPIVHRDLKSSNLLVDKNWTVKVGDFGLSRLKHETYLTTKNGKGTPQWMAPEVLRNEPSDEKADIYSFGVILWELATEKIPWDNLNSMQVIGAVGFMNQRLDIPKNVDPQWVSIIESCWHSEPQLRPTFLELVDKLKDMLRQYAIQAQAARNVAGDSRQKEL